From the genome of Lutra lutra chromosome 8, mLutLut1.2, whole genome shotgun sequence:
aaagtttggaagaattaAATATTTGCATGATAACAGTGACACTCTTATGAAATTAACAAGTAGCAGTGGCCTGGAGGATCATTAACTAATGGACATCAGAGTGAAGTCGTTTGCAAGGATAAATGAGTATGACCTGGGTGAAGATggattagagggaaaaaaaatgagtttaggaAATGGAACCATGTGTTTCCATTCCTAGAGGAGTACAAGGAGCAGGGGAATTGGAAAGTGACTTAGTGATTCCCAAGAATTGTCACCAGTTCAGAGTGTACAAAGACAACTGCTTACTGGAAGTTTAGAAACTCTTGAGATTTGTGACATATAGAGCCTGAGGTGGATTTTGAAAGACGTCTTCACTCACTTCAACCTagtgaattttcttcttcctataaTTTAAACGATTGTGTTTTCAGAGATGAGCCATTAAATTAGGTAAATGTCAGCTTTTAGGTGCTGTGGCTTTATTTATCTCTTACCATCTTTCTTACGATGAATATGAACAAAGACTGTTGATGCTTCTGACTATTGACAGGAGAAGTTAGGAGCCAAAGTACTGGAGTCCCTTTCCCTATTTTACATCTCTTTCAATAACTTTCAACCAGACTTTATCAAGTGTTAAGTTATAATTTGAGTGTTACCTTAGGGAGGACCACAGGTTGAAGCCATTTTTGTGAACAGTATTAAACTTTAAGTGTGAGATACTGCATCTAACTTTTCATGAAACAGTAAAgatgctcatactctctctctctcaaaataagtaaataaatcttttaaaagaaacctaAAGACTAAGAATCCTGTTCTGAGTATTAGaggacagggaaaaaaataatgggtGAAAACTAAAAGCTCGAAATAgacccaaaaaaataaaacccaacttCGTGTTAATAAGGAAAACTGACTAATGTAGAATAAGTGATGGATGGaagataaaacagtaaaaattgtACATTcgtgtgctttttctctctcttcccccaccccgaTCTTCCCCGCTTCCTCAACACCCACACCCTCTCTCCCAAAAGGATGTTCCTCTTCTACAGCTGCTGGAGGACTGGACTGCTCCTGCCACTGCTCCTAGCTGTGGCAGTAAGAGAATCCTGGCAGACAGAAGAAAAAACCTGCGACCTGGTAGGAGAAAAAGGGCGAGAGTCCGAGAAAGAGTTGGCTCTTCTGAAGAGACTGCAACCACTGTATAACAAAAGGTAACTGAGTACAGCTTTAAAGGACTTGAGAAAATAACTTTGTTAAAGAATCTTTTCTTCTCCGGGgcctggcgggctcagttggtggagcatatgactcctgatcttggggttgtaagttcgagtcccacattgggtatagaaatacttttttttttttttttttttttttaaagattttatttatttatttgacagagagagagattacaagtaagcagagaggcaggcagagagagaggaggaagcaggctccctgccgagcagagagcccgatgcggggctcaatcccagaaccctgagatcatgacctgagccgaaggcagaggctttaacccactgagccacccaggcgcccctagaaatacttttaaaacaaaatcttaagaatatattttttttcatccacTTACTGACTTTTAGTATTACTACTCTATATGGAGGGAAAACGTGTATAATAACCAACTCTGGGAGATGGTTCTAGTCTGAACTTTAGTAATATTGGTCTTATTTGGCCAtgatatcttacttttttttaaagtaggctccatgtccagcgtggagcccagggcagggctcagaTCCACTACTCTGAgctcaagacctaagctgagattgAGAGCTGGAtgctaacctactgagccacccaggcacccctgtttgtttttggttgttgttttttttttttttttaatgctgtagAGCAAATTCTGAGCCCAGTTTTTAGTAGCAGTGTGCAATTCTCTTATGCAGAAGAGAAAATGCACTGTTTTTAAGACTGGATCCAGGAGACCAGGTTGTAGGaattaaaaagcattatttgGTACTTCTATGTAATAGGACTTTAGAAGTGTCAGATAAACATTGAGGCCTATACACATCAGAAGTGTCAGGAATCTTCAGGTATGTAATTCTGAAGATGATCTTCAAGGAACCAGGAGCCATGGGATACTTGCCATGAAGAAGATCCTATTCACTGGGAAATAGCAAGTGACCCTTCAGCATAGTCTGGAACAGGTCTTCTAGAATATCTAGCTGTCTTGGATGTTGTGTTTTAAACCGTCCTTGCTAGCAGTTAGGATTGTCTTCGCTCAACAAATGAACTATTCACTATTACATGGGTATTTCATGACCAGCAAATATTATTAACTAGTACGTTTAGTTGTGacatcagataaataaattgatCACACTTGGCAGGAGGTGGGACGGGGTAGGGGTAGGCAGCTTAAAGGAAGAGAGGCTGCTTGTCCTAAAGCTGATAGCCAGtaacttctcttccttctttctcctcactTCTCCTTACAGCTTTGAGAGCACTGTGGGCCAGGGTCCGGACACATACATCTATATGTTCAGGGTCTGCCGGGAAGCTGGCAACCGCACCTCTGGGGCAGGCCTGGTGCAGATCAACAAAAGTAATGGGAAGGAAAGAGTGGTAGGGAGACTCAACGAGACTCACGTCTTCAATGGAAGTAAGACTCTCCCTGTTGGTTAATGGATCCCAGGTCAATCCCTCTGACGATCCTGTATGTGTCAGCCTTTTGCATTCTTTTTAGAGTATTATATGGTACATGTGCTTCAGCTCACCTGAGACTataaaccataagatacctagttTCACAGCTCCTCTGGAGTCAGGGTCAGGacctttatgtttgttttaaagttaatGAAAAGCTCATGCATAAAGAATCTAGCTGGGATTCTATAGCTTAATGTGTTTTTCATACCAGGCTTGAAAACACCAACAACAACCATTTCTCATTGAATTACTCCATGCCAGTTACATTTTCAGAGATTAAACTTTTTTGCAAACCTGTCTCCCAAAACTTCCCCAGCTAACTTGGACTGTGGTTTCTCAAAAGTCATAAAATCATATTGCTGGAAAGAACTATGTGAGCACCTGTGGTCTAATTCCCTCCCTTAAGCAGATAACTGTATTTTCCAGTGCAGATATTTGTTCGTATCAATaacacaaaaataacattaagaatTTGGGGGTAAGTAGGGGTTGGAAGACTGGATTTTTGACCCAGCTCATGTTTACTTGCCTGTGActttgaaaaatcatttcatcTTGTGTTTCTTCATATGTGCAAGATTAGAAGCAGAATCTTTACCTTATTCACCTCACATGATTGATAAATCGAAGGATATTTTGCAAAAGAAATTGGAGTGCCATAAATACTAAAGAAGAAATGGCTCCCGATCTTAAAAATCATACACCTTGCATTTATCTGTGGCTAATTTTAAATCTTTGGTTTTCCCCTACCACCTAAGAATTTTATGGAACCTCTTCTTTTGATGTGAGCAGGTGTTCAGAAAATGTCAATCAGTGTGAAAGCATGGGTCCTAATTGTTTTTGCACTATTAGTTGCCTGCCTTTAATAAGGAAAATTAAGACTATTCTTACATGAATATCtgattctttgttgttttaagggAACACAAAGCTGTTATAAAGAAGCAGGTTTTACTTGGTATTTCTGGTTTACGGGGCTCATATTGATACTGGTTATTTTAATCAAAACCAATTTCATTGAACTCCTCCATTCCTTTCTGCCATCATACCCAGGCCTGCCTTCCTGCCCCAAAGCAACATTTCCATTGTCCCTCCTCAGGTAATTGGATCATGCTGACCTATAAAGGGGGTGATGAATATGACAGTCACTGTGGCATGGAGCAGCGTCGTGCAGTGGTGATGATCTCCTGCAATCGACACACACTTGCGGTGAGGCATCCCGGGGCACATGAGCCTAGAGAACATATGAGAGCACTGACCTGAGGGCGGGGAGAATTTCCACAGGGAAAAAGATACATCAGGACAGACAAAACTAGTTCAGTTTTTCCTTGTGTCACAGACACCTGTGTTCAATCATACATGGAAAATAAGTTACTGAATCAGGAGAGAAGGCAAATGTTTTttagtttgtgggttttttctttttctaattaagcGTCGAAACAGTTAACCACATTGTTGTGTTCTGTTCTGTCCTTTCATCATCAGGACAATTTTAACCTTGTGTTTGAGGAGCGAGGCAAAGTTCAAGATTGTTTCTACCTCTTTGAGATGGATAGCAGCCTGGCCTGTTCCCCAGAGATCTCTCACCTCAGTGTGGGTTCTATCTTATTAGTCACGTGAGTGCTTTTTCCTTTATCAATCcaaaccttccttttttttccccccttaaactCAATTACTTGGTGACACTTAGacacaaattgtgtgtgtgtacacactatACTATAATTGGAGGGGGGATACTTTTTAAACTCTGATTAtgcaagttttaaaaagttagataTACTGTTTCACCCCTAATATTTGCATTTGGAAATGCTTTACATCCCATTACTGGAAAACTAGACAGTTTTATTATTATCCCATTAGATTATAAGAACTTTCGGGGAAGTGGAACTCTATACCTAGCTAATAGTACTTATTCTTGGGTACTAGTCAGAGTCACACATTAAGTCTTATTTTTGTCTGAGCCTTTGCTTTTAGATGTGCTCTAACTGGTTTTCTGAAGAAGGCACCCTTCCCATTTTAGGGgcgttttttccccccatttttataGAATACAGACTAGGAAACCACTAATGAATATAAAGATTACCTTATCAGTTTTACTATTCCTTGGTTTTTAACTAGCAATGTCTTTCTTCCTCAATAGGTTTGCATCACTGATTGCGGTCTATATCATCGGGGGGTTCCTATACCAGCGACTGGTGGTGGGAGCCAAGGGAATGGAGCAGTTTCCCCACTTAGCCTTCTGGCAAGATCTTGGCAACCTGGTAGCAGTAAGTAACAGGACTGGTGGCTGAGTCTGTAGCCTGCCGCCGAGGCTGAGTGACCAACCACCCTGGTTTACCCAGACAGAGGGATTTCCAGGGACGTAGGACTTCGGGTGCTAAACACAAAGGAGTCCCAGGCCCTAGTACAAAGTAACAAGTAGCATAGCATCTTAGGGTCTGGCCTTGGGAAAGGCTTGGCTGGAAGAACAACACTGTTGCTTAAATTGAGGAATCTGATAAAGCTATTAAGGGACCTGGATGGGGAGAAAGTAAGACCTAATTAGAATTTTTCTCGCATTAGCCCTAAATTCAATTTAGGCTGGCCCTTAGAGGTTCTGGATTTTCTCATTATCCTTGAAGAAACCTAGTTCTTGCCATATTCTTAGGCCATAGGTGTATTTTGCCTCACCCTCAAAGTTGGTTATTCCAaattatcatttccttcttttgcttcTCTCTACAGGATGGTTGTGACTTTGTGTGCCGTTCTAAACCCCGCAATGTGCCTGCTGCGTATCGTGGTGTGGGGGATGATCAGCTGGGCGAGGAGTCAGAAGAAAGGGATGATCATTTATTACCAATGTGATTGCACTTTAAATGCCCAGCTGCTTCTTCAGTCCCCCAAACCAAAGCATACTCAGCCAGAtttcttaagcagtctccactcCAGTCTCTCATCCCATCCTTAACATTGATCTTGCTTTCCAgtttgcttttgatttgcattctctTCTCACTAGTAGAAATGCCTTCCCTTTGctccctattttgttttttttttttttctagagaggtACAGTTACAGGACAGATAAAATAATAGGGCCTGTGCAGAAGAGGCTATCACACTATCTCTTGGTATCAGAAGGTACAAGATAGTTACAATAAGCAAAAAAGTGTGGCAGGCTCCCTGAGTCCTGAgtcttttttaaacataattttcacAAGTTTTTGAGACACTggatttctttaattaaaaaagggggggggggcaaagaaacattatttatacAAGGTTTGATTGCTTTCATGCTGTTACTCTGTACCCTACAGTAGTCTCCATGAGAACCTGGATGTAATTTCTTGCTGCTTGGAACTACTCTATGGTGATTACTTGGTTACGTTCCAAGTATTTCTATTTGGTCTGAGCCTGGGGATGTTGCAGGCTTGCTTCTCCCACCTCTGGGATTGGGATGGGGAAAATGTTAATTTCCCACTTAGAGGATTATAAGATACCATCACATCAGTTGTTGGCAGTGGAGTGACCTTATAGCTGGAACTGGGCCCTGGATTGTGGCCTTGTGGTCATGGACCTTATATGGCCAAAATGCCTTATCCAGAAGTCTTGTCTGTTGGAAAGGGAAAGTGAATGGGACCTCTTGTGCTATAGGGGTTTCAGAAAAGGTGGGATCTCCTTGATGGCTTTCTTCTCCCACTCACAGTAAAAGCTTTAGgcagagcttttcttctaagcTGTTTCCCTCTAccagtatttctatttctatgttGCACTTTCTTCACAGGCATGTCgacttcccccttccctccctaccAAATCTTCTGGAAAGGAATGAAAGCAGAGGTGGGATATCTAGTGCTTTGCCATCCTGTGCTCTGGGTGTGGAATGCTGCTGCACCTGTCCCTTCTGGCTCAGGGAAGTATCTTCTTGCCCACAGCAGTTTCTGTGGGGAGAGGTTTTGAATCCTCTGATGCTTCCACTTTTTTGTTTAGGCCATGTGCCCAGAAAGAAGCCTGGCCCGATCTTTCCATAATAGTGAACCTGGGCCATTGAAGAGTAACATGGCTCCACTGGACACAAGAGGGCGCCAATAGGCAGGGGCTTTTAATAgcttttagggaagaaaaaaattatttcatctttggACTTTTAAATACtattggaatgatttttttttcttctttctaaacagggaaaataatgttataaaaGCATCTTTTTTGTTAACTTGTTTGCATCCCTCCCCCACActggtgttttaaaaatgcaaaaagaaaaaaaaactacattttttgtataaaaacacttaaaagattaaaaaaacaaacaaacaagttgCCCTAGTCTTTTGTATGAAAGAAGAGGGTAGAGACACTGGAATGGAGTAAGCGACAACAGAccaatttttatccttttacagagaaggaaaaaaatatttaatatttttgttgtataAGGAATAGCGCCTAAGGTAGGTACTTATACTCCTGACCTCAGCCC
Proteins encoded in this window:
- the M6PR gene encoding cation-dependent mannose-6-phosphate receptor isoform X1, which encodes MPRGLVGGAVAQKKPGASCFRFPEWSTARRLGERWPLTRVLGPGSVAGPSLALSPSPRQVFSQGFCASATPCARDTTHTLSPKRMFLFYSCWRTGLLLPLLLAVAVRESWQTEEKTCDLVGEKGRESEKELALLKRLQPLYNKSFESTVGQGPDTYIYMFRVCREAGNRTSGAGLVQINKSNGKERVVGRLNETHVFNGSNWIMLTYKGGDEYDSHCGMEQRRAVVMISCNRHTLADNFNLVFEERGKVQDCFYLFEMDSSLACSPEISHLSVGSILLVTFASLIAVYIIGGFLYQRLVVGAKGMEQFPHLAFWQDLGNLVADGCDFVCRSKPRNVPAAYRGVGDDQLGEESEERDDHLLPM
- the M6PR gene encoding cation-dependent mannose-6-phosphate receptor isoform X2 is translated as MPRGLVGGAVAQKKPGASCFRFPEWSTARRLGERWPLTRVLGPGSVAGPSLALSPSPRQVFSQGFCASATPCARDTMFLFYSCWRTGLLLPLLLAVAVRESWQTEEKTCDLVGEKGRESEKELALLKRLQPLYNKSFESTVGQGPDTYIYMFRVCREAGNRTSGAGLVQINKSNGKERVVGRLNETHVFNGSNWIMLTYKGGDEYDSHCGMEQRRAVVMISCNRHTLADNFNLVFEERGKVQDCFYLFEMDSSLACSPEISHLSVGSILLVTFASLIAVYIIGGFLYQRLVVGAKGMEQFPHLAFWQDLGNLVADGCDFVCRSKPRNVPAAYRGVGDDQLGEESEERDDHLLPM
- the M6PR gene encoding cation-dependent mannose-6-phosphate receptor isoform X3, yielding MFLFYSCWRTGLLLPLLLAVAVRESWQTEEKTCDLVGEKGRESEKELALLKRLQPLYNKSFESTVGQGPDTYIYMFRVCREAGNRTSGAGLVQINKSNGKERVVGRLNETHVFNGSNWIMLTYKGGDEYDSHCGMEQRRAVVMISCNRHTLADNFNLVFEERGKVQDCFYLFEMDSSLACSPEISHLSVGSILLVTFASLIAVYIIGGFLYQRLVVGAKGMEQFPHLAFWQDLGNLVADGCDFVCRSKPRNVPAAYRGVGDDQLGEESEERDDHLLPM